A stretch of Henckelia pumila isolate YLH828 chromosome 4, ASM3356847v2, whole genome shotgun sequence DNA encodes these proteins:
- the LOC140861217 gene encoding secreted RxLR effector protein 161-like translates to MCPKSDEEIEMMTCVPYASAIGSVMYGMISTRPDIVFALSVTSRYQANLGPMHWKAVKDIPKYLQRTKDMFIVYGGGELKLEGYSNSSFQSDVDDSKSTYGFIFTLNGGAVSWKSSKKDTVVDSTTEAEYIAASDEAKEAVWMRNFIQELGVIPCDVDPVPVYCNNTGAVAQAKEPRSHHRSKHILRNFHIIREIMGRGDIIVERESTKVAWLGVAVTYMGVSGCSRKFIEHL, encoded by the exons ATGTGCCCTAAAAGTGACGAGGAGATAGAGATGATGACATGCGTACCGTACgcatcagccattggtagtgTCATGTATGGTATGATTTCAACAAGGCCTGATATtgtatttgctctgagtgtcacgagtagATATCAGGCAAACCTCGGtccaatgcattggaaagctgtgaaagataTTCCGAAGTACTTGCAAAGAACTAAGGATATGTTCATAGTATACGGGGGTGGAgaattaaaattggaaggctattccaactctagcttccaatcgGATGTGGATGATTCGAAATCAACCTATGGATTTATATTCACGCTAAATGGTGgcgctgtctcttggaagagttccaagaaagaCACCGTggtggattccaccactgaggcagaatatatagCAGCATCGGATGAAGCTAaggaggccgtttggatgaggaatttcatccaagagttgggtgttatTCCTTGTGatgttgatccagtcccggtatactgcaacaacactggtgccgttgcgcAAGCAAAGGAACCCAGATCTCATCACAGATCCAAACATATACTGAGGAATTTCCACATCATACGGGAGATTATgggaagaggagacatcattgttgAGAGG GAGAGCACCAAAGTGGCATGGTTGGGTGTAGCTGTGACATACATGGGAGTCAGTGGTTGTAGTCGAAAATTCATCGAACATTTATGA
- the LOC140861218 gene encoding uncharacterized protein translates to MAIINQMQSYGEKITDQTIIKKVLRSLTPKFDHVVAAIEEYKDLSVFSFDELMGSLLAHESRINMSLEKQIEEKAFQVKETVSKFGEIKISTTRGCGRGRGRGRGRCRFDGQPKYTSEQRNNKNGVQCYQCKGYGHVKAYCPKQGQQVNYAAENKEEKLDETQKVKVHLGNGKDVQVKEKGTVSIETNHGKVRLLHNVQFVPDLGYNLLSVGQLMACGYSISFDNGACVIKKKNSENTLITVNMAPNKMFPLEVSCMENLVLAAS, encoded by the exons ATGGCAATAATCAATCAAATGCAATCTTATGGTGAGAAGATTACCGACCAGACCATCATCAAAAAGGTATTAAGAAGTTTAACTCCAAAATTTGATCATGTTGTCGCTGCAATAGAAGAATATAAGGATTTGTCAGTTTTTTCATTTGATGAACTAATGGGGTCTTTGCTAGCCCATGAGTCAAGAATTAATATGTCACTTGAAAAACAAATTGAAGAGAAGGCATTTCAAGTGAAGGAGACAGTCTCAAAATTTGGAGAAATTAAAATCTCAACAACTAGAGGCTGTGGAAGAGGTCGAGGAAGAGGAAGGGGCAGATGTAGATTTGATGGGCAACCAAAGTACACCAGTGAGCAAAGAAACAACAAGAATGGTGTGCAATGTTATCAGTGCAAGGGATATGGACATGTAAAAGCTTATTGTCCAAAACAAGGCCAACAAGTGAATTATGCAGCAGAGAATAAAGAGGAAA AACTTGATGAGACGCAAAAGGTGAAAGTGCATCTTGGTAATGGCAAAGATGTTCAAGTTAAAGAGAAAGGTACAGTAAGCATTGAAACCAACCATGGAAAAGTAAGGTTACTGCACAATGTTCAGTTTGTTCCTGATTTGGGATATAATTTGCTTAGTGTGGGACAATTAATGGCTTGTGGATATTCTATCTCCTTTGATAATGGTGCATGTGTCATTAAGAAAAAGAATTCCGAAAATACATTGATCACCGTCAACATGGCGCCGAACAAAATGTTCCCATTGGAAGTCTCATGCATGGAAAATCTTGTGCTTGCTGCTAGTTAA